Proteins encoded together in one Solanum lycopersicum chromosome 7, SLM_r2.1 window:
- the LOC138337306 gene encoding uncharacterized protein gives MSVEEYCFKYSNLCMYASSVVYNARDEMSRFVTGVAELVIEECLTAMLHDDMTLTKLLVYAQSIEESKLTMMARSLKRSCTNNKEKTRFKKRAQTQEDPKSSKVKLEKGGSSQKVKPTCTICGKKHYGECLLGTGSFFGCGKEGHKGRDCPMIASRGREGKQVAPSVPKDDAPTKRRFYALRAIGEKPDESDDDVGKLSFSCCNIGSF, from the coding sequence atgagtgtaGAGGAGTACTGTTTCAAATACTCAAATTTATGTATGTACGCCTCTTCTGTTGTGTATAATgcaagagatgaaatgagtcgtTTTGTGACGGGTGTAGCCGAACTAGTGATTGAAGAATGCCTTACCgctatgctacatgatgatatgaccctaaCTAAACTCTTGGTGTATGCACAATcgattgaagagtctaaacttaCAATGATGGCTAGAAGTTTGAAAAGGAGTTGTActaataacaaagagaaaactaggtttaagaagagggctcaaactcaagaagaCCCTAAGAGTTCTAAGGTGAAATTGGAGAAAGGAGGTAGTTCTCAAAAGGTAAAACCTACTTGTACAATATGTGGCAAGAAACACTATGGTGAGTGTCTATTGGGTACCGGGAGtttctttggttgtggtaaggaaGGACACAAGGGGAGAGATTGTCCTATGATTgcttctagaggaagagagggtaagcaagttgcacctagtgttccaaaggatgatgcTCCAACAAAGAGGCGTTTCTATGCACTACGGGCTATAGGGGAAAAGCCGGATgagagtgatgatgatgttggtaagttaTCTTTCTCTTGTTGTAATATCGGTTCCTTCTAA